The DNA sequence CATTTTCCACCGGAAAGCATCAACTCAATAACCTTAGCCCAGTTAAACCGTAGCTCTTCGGTATTGGAATATTCTTTACCACTTATACTTGGTTCAACACACCCAACTATTCCATAGTCCCATGCATCACTCTTGTTGACACCCAATGCTTCCTTTGAGGGTATAATAACATCATCGTTAAAAAGCGCAGGAAACCCGCCGCCTTGTGTTATAAGCGCTATTGCTTCTTCCCAGCATTCATCACTCATATCTTTGGTGACACGAAGTGAAAGTAGCGGCTGATCCTGCTTAAGCTTTCTGCTTGCACGGAGAAGTATCAGAGTAAGATCATTAACCAAAGATTTTCCACAGCTATCACAGCCTCCGACAGTAACATTCTGAAAACCCATAATAACAGTTGCAAATTTAAGCCAAAGAGCTTCAATTATATCTTCAGTTTCAGTTAATGAAAGCTTATTATCTTCCCTATCTTTTTTATAATACGGGTAAAAAACCTGATCCAGGCGCCCTAAGGACATGGAACCGGTATGGTTTTCAAATAAAAGCATTTCATGAAGTAAAATTAGAGCCTGAACAGCTTCAAAAAAATTAGAAACGCCTTTTGTTTTAATATTTCCGCAGGCTTCCGCAATCCTTTCTATGTATTTTTTTTGAGACCGGGTAAGGTCTTTTTTTAGTGTTTCTCTTGCAGCTTCTTCATAACGTCCAATATATTGCTCTGCCGCCTGCACTGCAGTTATCATGGCCTCAAAATATTCCTTCCGATCACCTTCGGATTTGTTATAATTATTTTGAAGCTGTTTTTCTAACGCTTTATAACCCTGGGTTATTACATACTTATACCCTGCGATTAAATGTCCGTTCGACCAGCGCTTTCCCAAACCGCATTCAATACCGCTACTAAAATATGCAAAAAGTTCCTCTTCTTCAGCAGTATAGTTCCCCCCCCGTAATTCCTTATAGTTGCTTATTTCTCTGGTGAAATCCCAAACAAAATCAGAAGGATTGGTTGGGTCAAAGGATTCTACAATATTATGCGGTTCTGTTTTGCTGACATACTTTATCGGGATTGAAGCGGTTGTATTAGTGTATTGGGTATGCCCCGCAAGGATATCCCAATCCCGAACTACAACATTTTTTTCTAATAAAAATTTTTTTAAACCCCGAGCATGTTGAAGGGCTTTTGATGCATTAGGTTTCTGTTGAATGGCCTCTATGAAAGCATGATTGCGCTTCCATACAAGGGACTCATCGTAATTGCCATAAAAATTATCATAAAGTGTTTTGATTTCAGTACTCATTTCCGGCGTCTTTGTCATTTTTACTCTCCCGTTGAATACATTAATCGCCCATAGATATTTAGTTCCAAGCTCCAGGATTGCGTCCAATTTTTCTTAAGATTCTTCAGGACGCATCCTATTGACAGCGGCAACCTCAATAGACTCGATCTATTTCCTCACGCATAATTTCAACCCATCGTGTCGCATTTCGCGGATTATTGCCCAGGGTGTGATTGTCCTTCATGATAAACTCACATATGCCGTCTTTTGTTTGTTCAACAGCCCGTCTTGCGTCTCTTCGAACCACGTCTTCGTCCATTACCGGCTGGGCAAGCGGAAATGGCGCCGGTTTTACCGATGCGATGTAATCTTTCCCCAGGAATTCCGGTACCGTGCTCCAGTCGGCCCAGGGGCTTACGGACACACGCCTGAGCCGCGGCAGTTGTTTCACATACTGCCATCTGGTGTTATAGCCCTCACAACAGCCATAACAGTTAAGTCCGAAACGTTCGGCGATACGTTTGTGATAGGGAAGGATAAATTCCTCGTATCTTTCAGGACCAACACTGACGGTCTCCTGGGAATCCACAAAACCCCACATATCCATAGTAGTTACCTGCCCGGTGAATTCAGTGCGGGGAAGCTGCTCTGTGTATCCAAACCCGCCGGAACCTACATAGGTACCCTCGGTATTAAGGGCAAGCAAGTTGTTTTTTTCCAGAAAATCCAACATCTTAAGCTTACCTTCACAAAGGAAGTTCATCACCCGGTGAAAATTTTCCGGTTCCGCTACCATGTCTACCATAAAATCCTCAAGGCCCCGGATATTCACAAAATCCCAGCACATCCCCAGGGTCCACCACCAGGTATTCTTTCTGCGGACCGTCAGTATGTTGTCAAATATTCCATGGGCCAGATCCATAAGGATTCGGGATTGTTCTTCGTCAATTATTATATCAGGATAATGAAGTTTTTCAAAATCTGTGTCGTAATCTTTGAGGGCCTGAATGACAATGTATGAACCATCTTTGGATGTGGAACGTTTTTTAAGTTCCAAGCCCCAGCCATTATCACTATAACTGTAGGGTACATTAAAATATGGCTCAATAACTTTGTCGTCCTTCATCCCCTCTGCCCAGAATATCTGTTTTCGCAGCGCCATTTCCCATACCCGCGCCAGCGGGTCTTGGGAAATAAGCTCCTTTGCATCAATTATTTCGTTCCAACCATTTTCAGGATCGATAAAAACCAGGGGATCGGTAGTTTTGAGGTCATTATGGGCGGTCCAAAGCTTTTTCTTTTTCCCCATCTCAGGCCATGCGGCAATTTCAGCCACATGAGCGGCAAGATGGCGCAGTTCCTCAGTTTCCCTGGAACTAAACTTGAAAGCCGTGTTCATCGACTTAACTTCCGGGTACCCCGCTGCAGTTTGCATTGTTGCAGGATCTTCAGCCTGAGTAATAAGCGCCATAATAACCTCCTCTTTGATGCCCTACTTCAAATACTCTGCCACGTTTTCTTTGGTAATCACAGCCATTGGGATGACCAGTTCTTTGTCAAGTCTTTCACCGGTACGGAGTTTGTTGAGGGCATCGTAAGCACCCTGGGCTTCCTTTACGGCATCCTGAAGAAGTGTAAGCCCCAGGTTACCATTGTTCACTTCCTGAACTGCCTCATCTGTGGCATCAACGCCGGCTACCCAAGTACCCCTGAGGCGGTTCGCCGCCTTGAGCGCCTGAATTGCGCCAAGGGCCATCTGATCGTTCGCGCAAAGTACCCCATCAATTTGGGGGAAAGCCTGTATCCAGTCTTCCATCAGCTTCATGCCCTCGGCACGGTCGTAGTTGGCCGTAGCATCCGCAAGCACCTGTACATCGGGGCGGAGTTTTTTAAGGGTGTCAAGGGTACCGGAGTGGCGCTGAGCGGAGTGATCATAACCGGGCATGCCCTGCATATACACTATCTTAGCATTTTGAGGCAGTGCTTTGGCCGCGATTTCACCCTGCAGAATACCGGTATCAAGGTTGGCAATACCAATGTAGGTAAAATCGCCGCCACCGGAATTGGAACAGATGCTGATCACGGGAATACCGGCTTTGTTCGCCTTTTCAATACCAGGGATAACCCCTGCAGGAGAAACCGGTTCAATGATAATACAATTTACACCTTTGGCGATGTAGTTATCAATATAGTCCAGTTGTTTGGTAATATCCTGACTGGAGTTTGCATACTCCACTGAGAAGTTGGGATCCTTCGAAATCTGTTCTCGAAAGGTATCCAAAAGATGTTTTTTGAAAAAATCTGCATCGTCTGAATTGACATAGGCAACCTTGAATGTCTTTGCCCCGCCTGAAGCCTGTGTTCCGCCATTGGCAAAAGCACCGATGGTGACCACCGAAATGAGCACCAGTGCGATACCAAAAACTTTCTTAATTCTGCTTTCCATAAAGTTCCTCCAAATATAATATTTTAAAAACACCAATAGTGTTTTTACTACAAATTAAGCACGACGGGTGCGCTTGGCCACCACATCCACAATTACCGCTATCAGAATAATGATACCCTTGGTAATCTGCTGCCAATACGAGTTAACGTTTATCAGGTTCAGGATATTGTTAAGAATACCGACAATCATGGCGCCGATGATTGTCCCTACGATGCTGCCCGATCCGCCCGCTAAGCTGGTACCGCCGACTACCACCGCAGTGATTGCATCAAACTCGTAACCCACACCGGATGCCGGCTGTCCTGAGTTCATACGGCTCATCATCAAAATTCCCGCAATCGCCGTCATAAGACCGTCAAGCAAGAAAGCCTTACGAACTATATTTTTTGTTTTTACACCGGATGCAACCGCCGCGCTTTCATTGCCCCCGGTGGCATACAGATGCCTGCCGAATGCGGTACGGTTAAGCAAAATCCAGGTCGCGAAAAACAGTACAATTAAAATAAGCACAGAAACCGGCATGAAACCCAGGGATCCCTGTCCTAAAAACGCAAACTGTTTGGCCATTCCGGTGATGGGGATGGCGTTTGTAAAAAGCAGTACCGAGCCCCGGGCGATGGTGGTAATTGCCAGGGTCATGATGAACGCCGGAATGCTAAACCACGTGATGATATACCCGTTCAAAGCTCCGATGGCGAGTCCCAGTGCCAAACCAACAATCAGACTCACGGTGAGGCTCCCGGACAGTACCATTACTTTACAGGTGATACATCCAATCAACGCTATTTCAGAACCATAAGCCACGTTGATGTGACCTAAAATGATTACAAACGTGGCGCCTAAGGCGATGATGGTGACCACCGTGATTTGACGCAGGACATTCGTTAAGTTGGCTACCGAAAAAAACCCGCCCACAAAAACTGAAGATAAAAGAAAAAGCAGAATCAAAATAAGGAGGATACCGCTTTTTTGTAAACCATCGTAGATGAATTTACTGATTGTATTTTTATTTAGTGTATCCATGCTTTCTATTCCCCTCCTGACTTAATCGCCAGCCGCATAATCTCTTCTTGGGTGGCATCCCTGCGATCCAAAATCCCGGTCAGACAGCCCTCGTGCATTACCACCACCCTATCGCTCATTCCGACAATTTCGGGCAATTCGGAGGAAATCATAATGATTGCCATACCCTGTTTGACAAAATTGTCCATCAAGCGGTGAATTTCCGCCTTGGCGCCAATATCAATCCCCCGGGTGGGTTCGTCCATGATGAGGATCTTCACATCCCCCACAAGCCATTTCGCCAGAACGAGCTTTTGTTGGTTGCCCCCCGAAAGGGTATCCGCATGTACTTTGAAATCGCTTATCTTGATATCTAACATTTTTTTCATATCGAGTGCATCTTTATTGATCGCCTTATCGCTTACAAAAATATTTTTAACATATTTTTTTATATTGGTAAGCGAAATATTTTCGTGGGCGCTGCGGTTTACTACCAGACCGTACAGTTTACGATCCTCACTAACCATAGCGATGCCATGGGCTATCGCTTCGGATGGATTTTTAATTTCCACCGGTTTTTTGTCTATAACAATGCTTCCGCTGGTAAACGGATCGAGTCCGAAAACAGAACGCATAAGTTCCGTACGCCCCGCGCCAACCAGGCCTGCAAACCCCAGGATTTCACCTTTCCGAAGAGTAAAGGAAATATCCCGAAAACGACCGCCCTGGGCAACCCCCTGAGTGAGGTTTTTTACCTCCATAATAATATCCCCGGTATTGGCGGTTTCCGTTTTGGGGAAAATGTTATTGATCTCCCGGCCTACCATCAATGTCACCAGCTTTTCCGGTGTAAAATCCTCTTTCGCTCCGGAAGCCACCCACTTACCGTCACGTATTATGGTGATATCGTCTGCTATTTTGAAAATTTCGTCCATTTTGTGGGTAATGTAAATTATTGCCACACCCTTTTGTTTGAGCAGTTCGATCTGGCCGAAGAGCACTTCCACCTCGGTGTCCGCAATTGCTGAAGTCGGCTCATCCATAATGATGACCCGCGCATCCTGGGAAATAGCCTTGGCAATTTCCACCAATTGATGACCCGCGATGCTCAGGGCACGCATCTTACGCCGTGCTTTAAACTTAATATTGAGACTGTCCAGGAGCTGCTGGGTATCATTGTACATTTTTTTAAAATCGACAAAGAATCCCTGTTTTGGTTCCCGTCCCAGGAAGATGTTTTCACCGATAGTCATATCCAGAACAGGGTTTAATTCCTGGTAAATCATGGCGATCCCCATTTTTAAGGAGGTCTGGATATCATGGGATTTGAAGGTTTCACCCCGGAAGATGATTTCACCGGAATCTGCAGCATACATTCCGTTCAGCACCTTCATCAGGGTTGACTTACCTGCGCCGTTTTCCCCGCAAATAATGTGGACTTTGCCCGGGCGCACTTTGAGATCGACCCCATCCAGCGCCCTTACCCCAGGGAACGTTTTTACTACGTTGAACATTTGCAACAGGTAGCTATCTTCATCCCCCGACATTACAAAATGCCTCCATAATCCTAACTGATAAATAGTATAACACCCTCTATCAATTTCAACTATGCGCATTTTTGATTATTTATATCTAATCTTGACATTTTTTTCATAATATTTTATGATTTTTTTGTAAAAAGGGCATTTTATGGAAATTCGGGATATTGTCTTTGTGTATCATATGATTGAGGATGAACGCATTGCTTGGCATGGACGGTACCATACCCATGGTCAGGGTGAACATGAGATCGCTTTTTTCCTCGACGGTTCGGGTGTTTTTTTATGCAATAAAAACCGTTACCCAATAGGGCCGAACAAGTTTTTCATAAGCGCCGAGCATGAGTTTCACTCAATAATTCCAAATCGAAAGGCCAAGTCTCCCATCACCTTCTACGCAATTCTCTTCTATGTGGGGGACGGGGACCGTGACCTTATGGATCTGGTTGCATCGGTTTTTACGCAGGGCCAAAAGATGCTTACCGTGAATAGCGCCTATCGTTTTCAGTGCGAAGATATAGCCCAACTTTGGAAGAGCGGCGATCCGTCTCTTGGCATCTCTGCAAAATATCTGCTCCAAAGCCTTTTGTATCGTGTCTACCAAAACGTAGCTGTGCAAACCGTATACGCCGGTCAGCAAGGGGGCGCCGCAAAAACCATGGCCCGTGAAGACGACGCCCCAAAAAGCTATAAAACCAACAAGACATCCAGCGTCCACGTCACAAAAGCCGTGGCGATCATGCAGACCAACCTAAGGAAGTCTATCAGCGTTGATGAAATTGCGCGTCTTATGACACTTTCCACCGAACACTTTTCCCGCATTTTCCGTGCCGAAACCGGGATGAGTCCCCATCAATATTTTATACGCCTCAAGGTAGAAGCCGCATCGGGGCTGCTCATGTCCTCAGCAAAGACAATCAGCCAAATCGCCGATTGGTTTGGATTTGAGAATCAGTTCCACTTTTCACGGGTTTTCAAGCGTTGTACCGGAATGTCTCCCCTACAATACCGCAAAACCTATGTTCAGACGGTTGATTTTGTGACCGTAGAAAAACTTGCCCTTGAAAATGAATGATTGACAAACATAAAATATCGCCCTATCATATTTTAAGGAGTCTGCCATGCCCTATGTTGCCTTTAATATATCAGAGAAACTTTCAGAAACCCAGAAAGAAAAAATTAAATCCGAAGTCGGCCGCTTGATAACGGTTATTCCCGGAAAAACTGAAGCAGATACTATTGTCGATATATGTGATGGTCATTCCAT is a window from the Treponema primitia ZAS-1 genome containing:
- a CDS encoding pyruvate formate lyase family protein; translated protein: MTKTPEMSTEIKTLYDNFYGNYDESLVWKRNHAFIEAIQQKPNASKALQHARGLKKFLLEKNVVVRDWDILAGHTQYTNTTASIPIKYVSKTEPHNIVESFDPTNPSDFVWDFTREISNYKELRGGNYTAEEEELFAYFSSGIECGLGKRWSNGHLIAGYKYVITQGYKALEKQLQNNYNKSEGDRKEYFEAMITAVQAAEQYIGRYEEAARETLKKDLTRSQKKYIERIAEACGNIKTKGVSNFFEAVQALILLHEMLLFENHTGSMSLGRLDQVFYPYYKKDREDNKLSLTETEDIIEALWLKFATVIMGFQNVTVGGCDSCGKSLVNDLTLILLRASRKLKQDQPLLSLRVTKDMSDECWEEAIALITQGGGFPALFNDDVIIPSKEALGVNKSDAWDYGIVGCVEPSISGKEYSNTEELRFNWAKVIELMLSGGKCTVTGIKLGLANPKDLDEIKNFDEFYSWYKKEFTIALQKFMKACNLLDTVYPYYFPSPLLSATYDGCVKKGEDASALGPDYCFSTANACGMANAVDSLIAIKQIVFDKKMVTLKDFSKALAGNFIGFEQLQGYAQNRCLKYGNDIPEADKYMKEITDLYCATVRDQKNNRGYSYQAGLYTVHDQSVMGKKTGALPDGREKCISLSNAISAVQGMDTKGPTAAAQSALVFDHKQAANGLVFDLKFNPAFFEKESHKEMLRTLVEGYFEGGGMEVQFNVVSRETLLDAKRNPQKHRNLVVRVSGFSAYFVTLDPVLQDEIINRTENNGI
- a CDS encoding sugar ABC transporter substrate-binding protein, with protein sequence MESRIKKVFGIALVLISVVTIGAFANGGTQASGGAKTFKVAYVNSDDADFFKKHLLDTFREQISKDPNFSVEYANSSQDITKQLDYIDNYIAKGVNCIIIEPVSPAGVIPGIEKANKAGIPVISICSNSGGGDFTYIGIANLDTGILQGEIAAKALPQNAKIVYMQGMPGYDHSAQRHSGTLDTLKKLRPDVQVLADATANYDRAEGMKLMEDWIQAFPQIDGVLCANDQMALGAIQALKAANRLRGTWVAGVDATDEAVQEVNNGNLGLTLLQDAVKEAQGAYDALNKLRTGERLDKELVIPMAVITKENVAEYLK
- a CDS encoding ABC transporter permease — translated: MDTLNKNTISKFIYDGLQKSGILLILILLFLLSSVFVGGFFSVANLTNVLRQITVVTIIALGATFVIILGHINVAYGSEIALIGCITCKVMVLSGSLTVSLIVGLALGLAIGALNGYIITWFSIPAFIMTLAITTIARGSVLLFTNAIPITGMAKQFAFLGQGSLGFMPVSVLILIVLFFATWILLNRTAFGRHLYATGGNESAAVASGVKTKNIVRKAFLLDGLMTAIAGILMMSRMNSGQPASGVGYEFDAITAVVVGGTSLAGGSGSIVGTIIGAMIVGILNNILNLINVNSYWQQITKGIIILIAVIVDVVAKRTRRA
- a CDS encoding sugar ABC transporter ATP-binding protein, giving the protein MSGDEDSYLLQMFNVVKTFPGVRALDGVDLKVRPGKVHIICGENGAGKSTLMKVLNGMYAADSGEIIFRGETFKSHDIQTSLKMGIAMIYQELNPVLDMTIGENIFLGREPKQGFFVDFKKMYNDTQQLLDSLNIKFKARRKMRALSIAGHQLVEIAKAISQDARVIIMDEPTSAIADTEVEVLFGQIELLKQKGVAIIYITHKMDEIFKIADDITIIRDGKWVASGAKEDFTPEKLVTLMVGREINNIFPKTETANTGDIIMEVKNLTQGVAQGGRFRDISFTLRKGEILGFAGLVGAGRTELMRSVFGLDPFTSGSIVIDKKPVEIKNPSEAIAHGIAMVSEDRKLYGLVVNRSAHENISLTNIKKYVKNIFVSDKAINKDALDMKKMLDIKISDFKVHADTLSGGNQQKLVLAKWLVGDVKILIMDEPTRGIDIGAKAEIHRLMDNFVKQGMAIIMISSELPEIVGMSDRVVVMHEGCLTGILDRRDATQEEIMRLAIKSGGE
- a CDS encoding helix-turn-helix domain-containing protein translates to MEIRDIVFVYHMIEDERIAWHGRYHTHGQGEHEIAFFLDGSGVFLCNKNRYPIGPNKFFISAEHEFHSIIPNRKAKSPITFYAILFYVGDGDRDLMDLVASVFTQGQKMLTVNSAYRFQCEDIAQLWKSGDPSLGISAKYLLQSLLYRVYQNVAVQTVYAGQQGGAAKTMAREDDAPKSYKTNKTSSVHVTKAVAIMQTNLRKSISVDEIARLMTLSTEHFSRIFRAETGMSPHQYFIRLKVEAASGLLMSSAKTISQIADWFGFENQFHFSRVFKRCTGMSPLQYRKTYVQTVDFVTVEKLALENE